The following proteins are co-located in the Streptomyces bottropensis ATCC 25435 genome:
- a CDS encoding DegT/DnrJ/EryC1/StrS family aminotransferase — protein sequence MLRAAGVGAGDEVVVPAFGNPEVAQAVSLAGAVPVFADIDPVTYCLDASAVEAAVTSRTVAAVVVHRFGRCADVAALRQVGQRHGLLVLEQGESETPYSELGERRRRAAYLSAKLKGVRTPEGSDGHTFQQYVVRVPGNGRPDRDAFARAVRAKGVECRVPVKTPVHRMPGFRRDVCLPETERAADETLALPIGGEMSRRELQRLVSACNALGGLLQPAF from the coding sequence ATGCTCAGGGCCGCGGGTGTCGGCGCCGGTGACGAAGTCGTAGTGCCGGCGTTCGGGAACCCGGAGGTCGCTCAGGCCGTGAGCCTGGCAGGGGCCGTGCCGGTGTTCGCCGACATAGACCCGGTGACGTACTGCCTGGATGCCTCGGCTGTCGAGGCCGCGGTGACGTCCCGGACGGTGGCGGCGGTCGTCGTCCACCGCTTCGGCAGGTGCGCCGATGTCGCGGCGCTTCGTCAAGTCGGGCAGCGGCACGGGCTGTTGGTGCTGGAGCAGGGGGAGTCGGAGACTCCGTACAGCGAGCTGGGGGAGCGTCGGCGCCGGGCGGCGTATCTCAGTGCGAAGCTGAAGGGCGTGCGGACTCCCGAAGGGAGCGACGGGCACACCTTCCAGCAGTACGTCGTGCGCGTGCCCGGGAACGGGCGGCCGGACCGGGACGCCTTCGCGCGGGCCGTACGGGCCAAGGGAGTCGAGTGCAGAGTGCCGGTGAAGACACCGGTGCACCGGATGCCCGGGTTCCGGCGGGACGTGTGTCTGCCCGAGACCGAGCGGGCCGCCGACGAGACGCTGGCGCTGCCCATCGGCGGTGAGATGTCGCGGCGTGAACTGCAGCGGCTGGTGTCCGCGTGCAATGCGCTCGGCGGTCTGCTGCAGCCGGCCTTCTAG
- a CDS encoding SpoIIE family protein phosphatase has translation MTTGLHPGETPQEPRPTENQPLPRQEAVPGPPHIENRTRSAVITARAAASFAAVSRSVATARSFVRDTLQGWGFADIVDDAVVLTSELVTNAVVHAGTSADVLCLRADDGVRIEVADRYPEREIPLQGSHINMGNPDREGGRGLQLCAAMATRWGVEYTPTHKQVWFQLDLPDRPVGTRSAGPALPAELLPLADGRVRVAVVQIDRAGAIGAWNEDAEELFGYAPDHVIGKPLTDLAAWPHTPGTSTGVAEALQLSRWEGSYGIRAANGRVTPVYASHLRVRDTAGDPSTVCLLVRDHERAVLQTPLRMAAGDGSGSGDGQATDPFEVFIGSPAPDDLDGLLQRTVERARDMLDGDSAFLLLATDDETELEVRASTGLPSARQRFARVPVDAGPGRYGSARMPAVHDDLTAVPGAVPLLNGTGMRSVVTVPLKVEGRLTGSLGVAAESQGRYSNEEALRLQFAADRIALAVESARLGELERLRRGSLSFLVEASDLLAGTLDRDQTLALMAQMTIPTLATWCAVYTIADQASDPYLSYVLHEDEDLIDGLKALLSKIRPPEPIPTPGARVWTAPAEAAHQAALRTSMRSLGLGEPATVSSGIGTTLATASAVGGETVVLPLVARNRVIGMLTLGKPTDEHFRQEILELAEDLSRRAALALDNARLYSERVAISQSLQRSLLPPELPQIDGVEVEVIYRAAGEGNEVGGDFYDLFPIRDGAYGFAIGDVCGTGPEAAAVTGLARHALRLLAREGYAGPAVLERLNSAIIDEGARSRFLTLLYGELWPQEDGSALLKVVCAGHPLPLRLRQDGTVEPAAEPQALLGVMEDLELYEQTVTLDPGDVLLCVTDGVTERREGTRMLGDDGLAEVLTACTGLTAGAVAARVMRAVERFASDAPSDDMAILAMRVPGLQTD, from the coding sequence ATGACCACCGGACTGCATCCCGGGGAGACCCCCCAGGAACCCAGGCCGACGGAGAACCAGCCACTGCCACGGCAGGAGGCCGTCCCAGGACCCCCCCACATCGAGAACCGGACAAGGAGTGCCGTGATCACCGCGCGCGCGGCCGCCAGCTTCGCTGCCGTCTCACGATCCGTCGCGACCGCCCGCTCGTTCGTCCGCGACACCCTCCAGGGCTGGGGCTTCGCCGACATCGTCGACGACGCGGTGGTCCTCACCAGCGAACTCGTCACCAACGCGGTCGTCCACGCGGGCACCTCCGCCGACGTCCTGTGCCTGCGCGCCGACGACGGCGTACGCATCGAGGTCGCCGACAGATATCCCGAGCGTGAGATCCCTCTCCAGGGCAGCCACATCAACATGGGCAACCCGGACCGCGAGGGCGGCCGCGGCCTCCAGCTGTGCGCGGCGATGGCCACCCGCTGGGGCGTCGAGTACACCCCCACGCACAAGCAGGTCTGGTTCCAACTCGACCTGCCCGACCGCCCCGTGGGCACCCGCTCCGCCGGCCCGGCCCTCCCCGCCGAGCTGCTCCCGCTCGCCGACGGGCGGGTCCGCGTCGCGGTCGTCCAGATCGACCGCGCGGGCGCGATCGGCGCCTGGAACGAGGACGCCGAGGAACTCTTCGGTTACGCCCCCGACCACGTCATCGGCAAGCCCCTCACCGACCTCGCCGCCTGGCCGCACACCCCCGGCACCAGCACCGGCGTCGCCGAGGCCCTCCAACTCTCCCGCTGGGAGGGCAGTTACGGCATCCGCGCCGCCAACGGCCGGGTGACGCCCGTCTACGCCTCCCACCTCCGGGTCCGCGACACCGCGGGCGACCCCTCCACGGTCTGTCTCCTCGTCCGGGACCACGAGCGCGCCGTCCTGCAGACCCCGCTGCGCATGGCCGCGGGCGACGGATCCGGTTCCGGCGACGGCCAGGCCACGGACCCCTTCGAGGTCTTCATCGGGTCCCCCGCCCCGGACGACCTCGACGGCCTCCTCCAGCGCACGGTCGAGCGCGCCCGCGACATGCTCGACGGCGACTCCGCCTTCCTGCTCCTCGCGACCGACGACGAGACGGAACTGGAAGTCCGGGCCTCCACCGGTCTCCCGTCGGCCCGCCAGCGCTTCGCCCGCGTCCCCGTGGACGCCGGCCCCGGCCGCTACGGCTCCGCCCGGATGCCCGCCGTCCACGACGACCTCACGGCCGTCCCCGGCGCCGTCCCGCTCCTCAACGGCACGGGCATGCGCTCGGTCGTCACGGTCCCCCTCAAGGTCGAGGGCCGCCTCACGGGCTCCCTGGGCGTCGCCGCCGAGTCCCAGGGCCGCTACTCCAACGAGGAGGCCCTGCGCCTGCAGTTCGCCGCCGACCGCATCGCCCTGGCCGTCGAGTCGGCCCGGCTGGGCGAGCTGGAGCGCCTGCGCCGCGGCTCGCTGAGCTTCCTGGTCGAGGCCTCCGACCTCCTCGCGGGCACCCTGGACCGCGACCAGACCCTCGCCCTCATGGCCCAGATGACGATCCCGACCCTCGCCACCTGGTGCGCGGTCTACACGATCGCCGACCAGGCCTCGGACCCGTACCTTTCGTACGTCCTGCACGAGGACGAGGACCTCATCGACGGCCTCAAGGCCCTCCTCTCCAAGATCCGCCCGCCGGAGCCCATCCCGACCCCCGGCGCCCGCGTCTGGACGGCCCCCGCCGAGGCGGCCCACCAGGCGGCGCTGCGCACCTCCATGCGCAGCCTGGGCCTGGGCGAGCCCGCCACGGTCAGCTCGGGCATCGGCACGACGCTGGCGACGGCCTCGGCGGTGGGCGGCGAGACGGTCGTCCTGCCGCTCGTGGCCCGCAACCGCGTCATCGGCATGCTGACCCTCGGCAAGCCCACGGACGAGCACTTCCGCCAGGAGATCCTGGAGTTGGCCGAGGACCTCTCCCGCCGGGCGGCCCTGGCCCTGGACAACGCCCGCCTGTACTCGGAGCGCGTGGCCATCAGCCAGTCCCTCCAGCGCAGCCTCCTGCCGCCGGAACTCCCCCAGATCGACGGCGTCGAGGTGGAGGTCATCTACCGCGCGGCCGGCGAGGGCAACGAGGTCGGCGGCGACTTCTACGACCTCTTCCCCATCCGCGACGGCGCGTACGGCTTCGCCATCGGCGACGTCTGCGGCACCGGCCCGGAGGCCGCCGCCGTCACCGGCCTGGCCCGCCACGCCCTGCGCCTGCTGGCCCGCGAGGGCTACGCGGGCCCGGCGGTCCTGGAGCGCCTCAACTCCGCGATCATCGACGAGGGCGCCCGCAGCCGCTTCCTGACGCTCCTGTACGGCGAGCTGTGGCCCCAGGAGGACGGCAGCGCCCTCCTGAAGGTGGTCTGCGCCGGCCACCCGCTCCCGCTGCGCCTGCGCCAGGACGGCACGGTCGAGCCCGCCGCCGAGCCACAGGCCCTCCTCGGCGTCATGGAGGACCTGGAGCTGTACGAGCAGACGGTCACTCTCGACCCCGGCGACGTCCTCCTGTGTGTCACGGACGGCGTCACCGAACGCCGCGAAGGCACCCGCATGTTGGGCGACGACGGCCTCGCCGAGGTTCTCACCGCCTGCACGGGCCTTACGGCGGGCGCGGTCGCGGCCCGCGTCATGCGCGCGGTCGAACGCTTCGCCTCCGACGCCCCCTCCGACGACATGGCCATCCTGGCCATGCGCGTCCCGGGCCTCCAGACCGACTGA
- a CDS encoding HAMP domain-containing protein, translated as MESGAATRGTKARAKGGQSLSDKRTSRKPRNGTTTVDTAALNRLLTALEAMRDGNFRKRLTVSGDGVMAEIAAVYNEVADRNLHLTGELSRVRRVVGREGKLTERLETGATEGSWAAAIDASNALVDDLVRPVSEVSRVLSAVAEGDLSPRMELRSQGPDGTGHPLRGEFLKVGRTVNNLVDQLSTFTDEVTRVASEVGTEGKLGGQAKVRGMSGSWKDLTESVNTMAHRLTAQVRDIALVTTAVAKGDLSRKVTVHVAGEMLELKETVNTMVDQLSAFSSEVTRVAREVGTDGQLGGQAEVPGVAGVWKELTDSVNTMAGNLTAQVRGIAQVTTAVANGDLSQKVTVPARGEVAKLAETINQMTETLRIFADEVTRVANEVGAEGRLGGQAQVPGAAGTWKDLTDSVNTVFRNLTIQVRDIAAVTTAVANGDLSQKVTVDVAGEMLELKNTVNGMVDQLSSFGDEVTRVANEVGAEGRLGGQAQVPGAAGTWKDLTDSVNTAFRNLTGQVRNIAAVTTAVANGDLSQKVTVDVAGEMLELKNTVNTMVDQLSSFADQVTRMARDVGTEGRLGGQARVDGVSGTWKELTDSVNSMAGNLTSQVRNIAQVTTAVARGDLSQKIDVDARGEILELKNTINTMVDQLSSFADQVTRVARDVGTEGRLGGQAQVPGVAGVWRDLTESVNGMAGNLTGQVRNIAQVATAVARGDLSQKITVDARGEILELKNTLNTMVDQLSSFAEEVTRVAREVGTEGQLGGQAEVQGVSGTWKDLTQSVNFMANNLTIQVRQIAEVTTAVAKGDLSKKITVDAKGEILELVTTVNTMVDQLSSFAEQVTRVAREVGTEGILGGQAHVPGITGIWKDLSGNVNLMAKNLTMQVRNISQVAAAVANGDLTRTVTIEAAGEVAELADTFNSMVKTLSSFADQVTKVAREVGTDGILGGQAHVPGVAGTWKDLTESVNSMASNLTGQVRNIAMVTTAIAKGDLTKKIDIDARGEILELKTTINTMVDQLSSFAEEVTRVAREVGTEGQLGGLARVRDVDGTWRDLTESVNEMAGNLTRQVRAIARVATAVTRGDLNLKIDVDASGEIKELQDYINKMIANLRDTTIANQEQDWLKGNLARISALMQGRRDLADVASLIMSELTPVVSAQHGAFFLALPFLDGKDLAPDNDDQYELRMLGSYGYSMGSMPASFRPGEALVGTAAKEKRTILVENAPSGYLKISSGLGEAPPAQVIVLPVLFEGTVLGVIELASFTPFTQIQKDFLNQIAEMIATSVNTISVNTKTEVLLKQSQELTEQLRERSDELENRQEALQASNAELEEKAELLARQNRDIEVKNTEIEEARQVLEERAEQLAVSMRYKSEFLANMSHELRTPLNSLLILAKLLADNAESNLTPKQVEFAETIHGAGSDLLQLINDILDLSKVEAGKMDVSPTRIALVQLVDYVEATFRPLTAEKGLDFSVRVSPELPATLHTDEQRLLQVLRNLLSNAVKFTDSGAVELVIRPAGADVPVAIKEQLLEAGSLRDADADMIAFSVTDTGIGIAAGKMRVIFEAFKQADGTTSRKYGGTGLGLSISREIARLLGGEIHAQSEPGRGSTFTLYLPLHPSELPPQGYANSAPDSLEAGELLASEPEHTETPAEVKSYRETQNGAAALFRRRRRPVSAGSASDLLRQDNGQPQEDWTQLAAQEAAVPSRRTISFDGEKVLIVDDDIRNVFALTSVLEQHGLSVLYAENGREGIEVLEQHDDVTVVLMDIMMPEMDGYATTTAIRRMPQFAGLPIIALTAKAMKGDREKAIDSGASDYVTKPVDPDHLLEVMEQWMRSG; from the coding sequence GTGGAGTCTGGCGCAGCGACGCGAGGCACTAAGGCGCGCGCGAAAGGCGGACAGTCCCTGAGTGACAAGCGCACATCACGTAAACCGCGCAATGGGACCACCACTGTGGACACCGCTGCCCTGAACCGGCTGCTCACGGCGTTGGAAGCGATGCGGGACGGCAATTTCCGCAAGCGGCTGACGGTGTCGGGCGACGGTGTGATGGCCGAGATCGCCGCCGTGTACAACGAGGTGGCGGACCGGAATCTGCACCTGACGGGTGAGTTGTCGCGGGTGCGGCGTGTGGTGGGGCGTGAGGGGAAGCTCACCGAGCGGCTGGAGACGGGGGCCACCGAGGGGTCCTGGGCGGCCGCGATCGACGCGTCGAACGCGCTGGTCGACGACCTCGTACGGCCTGTCTCCGAGGTGAGCCGGGTGCTGTCGGCCGTCGCGGAAGGTGATCTGTCGCCGCGGATGGAACTGCGGTCGCAGGGGCCGGACGGGACCGGGCATCCGCTGCGCGGGGAGTTCCTGAAGGTCGGGCGTACGGTCAACAACCTGGTCGATCAGTTGTCGACGTTCACCGACGAGGTCACGCGGGTGGCCAGCGAGGTGGGCACCGAGGGCAAGCTGGGCGGGCAGGCCAAGGTGCGCGGCATGTCCGGTTCGTGGAAGGACCTGACGGAGTCCGTCAACACCATGGCGCACCGGCTCACCGCACAGGTGAGGGACATCGCACTGGTGACGACCGCGGTCGCGAAGGGTGACTTGTCCCGGAAGGTCACGGTTCATGTGGCCGGGGAGATGCTGGAGCTGAAGGAGACCGTCAACACGATGGTCGACCAGCTCTCGGCCTTCTCCTCCGAGGTGACCCGGGTCGCCCGTGAGGTGGGCACCGACGGTCAGCTCGGCGGGCAGGCCGAGGTGCCGGGTGTGGCGGGTGTGTGGAAGGAACTCACCGATTCGGTGAACACCATGGCCGGCAATCTCACCGCGCAGGTGCGTGGGATCGCGCAGGTCACCACGGCCGTCGCCAACGGTGACCTGTCGCAGAAGGTGACCGTGCCCGCACGCGGGGAGGTCGCCAAGCTCGCCGAGACCATCAACCAGATGACCGAGACGCTGCGGATCTTCGCGGACGAGGTCACGCGGGTGGCGAACGAGGTGGGTGCCGAGGGCCGGCTGGGCGGTCAGGCGCAGGTGCCGGGCGCGGCGGGGACGTGGAAGGACCTCACCGATTCGGTGAACACGGTCTTCCGGAACCTCACGATCCAGGTACGGGACATCGCGGCGGTGACGACGGCCGTGGCCAACGGCGATCTCTCGCAGAAGGTCACCGTGGATGTGGCCGGCGAGATGCTGGAGCTGAAGAACACCGTCAACGGGATGGTCGACCAGCTCTCCTCCTTCGGTGACGAGGTCACGCGGGTGGCCAACGAGGTGGGTGCCGAGGGCCGGCTGGGCGGTCAGGCGCAGGTGCCGGGCGCGGCCGGTACATGGAAGGACCTGACGGACTCCGTCAACACGGCGTTCCGCAATCTCACCGGACAGGTGAGGAACATCGCGGCGGTGACGACGGCCGTGGCCAACGGCGACCTCTCGCAGAAGGTCACCGTCGATGTCGCGGGCGAGATGCTCGAACTGAAGAACACCGTGAACACGATGGTGGACCAGCTGTCGTCGTTCGCCGACCAGGTGACGCGGATGGCCCGGGATGTGGGCACGGAGGGCCGGCTCGGCGGTCAGGCCCGGGTGGACGGTGTGTCGGGGACGTGGAAGGAACTCACCGACTCCGTCAACTCGATGGCCGGCAACCTCACCTCGCAGGTGCGCAACATCGCGCAGGTGACGACGGCCGTGGCGCGGGGCGACCTGTCCCAGAAGATCGACGTCGACGCGCGCGGCGAGATCCTGGAGCTGAAGAACACCATCAACACGATGGTCGACCAGCTCTCCTCCTTCGCCGACCAGGTGACCCGCGTGGCCCGGGATGTGGGCACGGAGGGCCGGCTCGGCGGTCAGGCGCAGGTGCCCGGGGTCGCCGGTGTGTGGCGTGACCTCACCGAGTCCGTGAACGGCATGGCCGGCAACCTGACCGGCCAGGTCCGCAACATCGCTCAGGTCGCCACGGCGGTGGCCCGCGGTGACCTGTCCCAGAAGATCACCGTGGACGCGCGCGGCGAGATCCTGGAGCTGAAGAACACGCTGAACACGATGGTGGACCAGCTGTCGTCGTTCGCGGAGGAGGTGACCCGGGTCGCCCGCGAGGTGGGCACGGAGGGTCAGCTCGGCGGTCAGGCCGAGGTGCAGGGTGTCTCCGGCACCTGGAAGGACCTCACGCAGTCGGTGAACTTCATGGCGAACAACCTGACGATCCAGGTGCGTCAGATCGCCGAGGTCACCACCGCCGTCGCGAAGGGCGACCTGTCGAAGAAGATCACCGTCGACGCGAAGGGCGAGATCCTCGAACTCGTCACCACCGTCAACACGATGGTCGACCAGCTGTCGTCCTTCGCCGAGCAGGTGACCCGGGTCGCCCGCGAGGTGGGCACCGAGGGCATCCTGGGCGGCCAGGCGCATGTGCCGGGCATCACCGGCATCTGGAAGGACCTCAGCGGCAATGTGAACCTGATGGCCAAGAACCTCACCATGCAGGTGCGGAACATCTCCCAGGTCGCGGCCGCCGTCGCCAACGGTGACCTGACCCGTACGGTGACGATCGAGGCGGCCGGTGAGGTCGCGGAGCTGGCCGACACCTTCAACAGCATGGTGAAGACGCTCAGTTCGTTCGCCGACCAGGTCACCAAGGTGGCCCGCGAGGTGGGCACGGACGGCATCCTGGGCGGCCAGGCGCACGTACCGGGTGTGGCGGGCACGTGGAAGGACCTCACCGAGTCCGTGAACTCGATGGCGTCCAACCTGACCGGCCAGGTCCGCAACATCGCCATGGTGACGACCGCCATCGCCAAGGGCGATCTGACCAAGAAGATCGACATCGACGCGCGCGGCGAGATCCTGGAGCTGAAGACCACCATCAACACGATGGTCGACCAGCTGTCGTCCTTCGCCGAGGAGGTCACCCGCGTGGCCCGCGAGGTGGGCACCGAGGGCCAGCTGGGCGGCCTCGCGCGCGTGCGGGACGTCGACGGCACCTGGCGGGACCTCACCGAGTCGGTGAACGAGATGGCCGGGAACCTGACCCGGCAGGTGCGCGCCATCGCGCGCGTGGCCACCGCGGTGACCCGGGGCGACCTGAACCTCAAGATCGACGTCGACGCGTCCGGCGAGATCAAGGAGCTGCAGGACTACATCAACAAGATGATCGCCAACCTGCGCGACACGACGATCGCCAACCAGGAGCAGGACTGGCTCAAGGGCAACCTCGCCCGGATCTCCGCCCTGATGCAGGGCCGCCGGGACCTGGCCGACGTGGCCTCGCTGATCATGAGCGAGCTGACGCCGGTGGTGTCCGCGCAGCACGGCGCCTTCTTCCTCGCGCTGCCGTTCCTCGACGGCAAGGACCTGGCCCCCGACAACGACGACCAGTACGAGCTGCGCATGCTGGGCTCGTACGGCTACTCCATGGGGTCCATGCCGGCGTCCTTCCGGCCGGGTGAGGCACTGGTGGGGACGGCGGCGAAGGAGAAGCGCACGATCCTGGTGGAGAACGCGCCGAGCGGTTATCTGAAGATCTCCTCCGGGCTCGGCGAGGCGCCTCCGGCGCAGGTGATCGTGCTGCCGGTGCTCTTCGAGGGGACCGTGCTCGGTGTGATCGAGCTGGCGTCCTTCACGCCGTTCACGCAGATCCAGAAAGACTTCCTGAACCAGATCGCGGAGATGATCGCGACCAGCGTCAACACGATCTCCGTCAACACCAAGACCGAGGTGCTGCTGAAGCAGTCGCAGGAGCTGACCGAGCAACTGCGTGAGCGCTCCGACGAGTTGGAGAACCGGCAGGAGGCCCTCCAGGCGTCCAACGCCGAGCTGGAGGAGAAGGCCGAGCTGCTGGCCCGGCAGAACCGCGACATCGAGGTGAAGAACACCGAGATCGAGGAGGCGCGGCAGGTTCTGGAGGAGCGCGCCGAGCAGCTCGCGGTCTCGATGCGTTACAAGAGCGAGTTCCTGGCGAACATGTCGCACGAGCTGCGCACCCCGCTCAACTCGCTGCTGATCCTCGCCAAGCTGCTCGCCGACAACGCCGAGTCGAACCTGACGCCCAAGCAGGTCGAGTTCGCCGAGACCATCCACGGGGCGGGCTCGGACCTGCTCCAGCTGATCAACGACATCCTGGACCTGTCGAAGGTCGAGGCGGGCAAGATGGACGTCTCGCCGACCCGTATCGCCCTCGTCCAGCTCGTCGACTACGTGGAGGCCACCTTCCGGCCGCTGACCGCGGAGAAGGGCCTGGACTTCTCGGTGCGGGTCTCGCCGGAGCTGCCCGCCACGCTGCACACGGACGAGCAGCGCCTGTTGCAGGTGCTGCGGAACCTGCTGTCCAACGCGGTGAAGTTCACCGACTCGGGGGCTGTGGAGCTGGTCATCCGGCCGGCCGGGGCGGATGTGCCGGTGGCCATCAAGGAGCAGCTGCTGGAGGCGGGCTCGCTGCGGGACGCGGACGCCGACATGATCGCGTTCTCGGTGACGGACACCGGCATCGGAATCGCGGCCGGCAAGATGCGGGTCATCTTCGAGGCGTTCAAGCAGGCGGACGGCACCACGAGCCGCAAGTACGGCGGTACGGGCCTGGGGCTGTCCATCTCACGCGAGATCGCCCGGCTGCTGGGCGGCGAGATCCATGCGCAGAGCGAGCCCGGACGCGGTTCCACCTTCACCCTGTATTTGCCGCTGCACCCGAGCGAACTGCCCCCGCAGGGCTACGCGAACAGTGCCCCCGACTCGCTGGAGGCGGGGGAGCTGCTGGCCTCCGAGCCCGAGCACACCGAGACACCGGCCGAGGTGAAGTCGTACCGCGAGACCCAGAACGGGGCCGCGGCACTCTTCCGCAGGCGCCGCAGGCCCGTGTCGGCCGGCTCCGCCTCCGACCTGCTCCGGCAGGACAACGGGCAGCCGCAGGAGGACTGGAC